CCGAGAGGTCGCCGCTGGCGGAGGGGGTCGTCGAGCAGGACGGCGAAGTGGTGCTCGCCCGCGCCGCGCGCCCCGATCGCGACCCCGTGCTCCCGCTGCGTGCCGCGGCCGCCGCCGCACAGGCCGGACTCCCGCTCTCCCTGCACGCCGTACGGCGCATGGCGGCCGGAGTGCGCCCCCTGCCCACGCCCTGGCCCGCCGAGGCGCGCGAGCAGCTCGTGACCCTGCTCGGCTCGGGCCAGCCCACCATCGACGTCTGGGAGGCACTCGAGGCCGAGGGGCTGATCACCCGGATGCTGCCCGACTGGGAGCGGGTGCGGTGCCGTCCCCAGCGCAACGCCGTGCACATCTGGACCGTCGACCGGCATCTGATCGAGACGGCCGTCCGCGCCTCGGAGTTCACCAGGCGCGTCCACCGTCCCGACCTGCTGCTCGTCGCCGCACTGCTGCACGACATCGGCAAGGGCTGGCCCGGCGACCACTCGGTGGCCGGCGAGATCATCGCCAAGGACGTCGCCGCCCGCATCGGATTCGACCGCGAGGACGTCGCCGTACTCGCGACGCTCGTACGGCACCACCTGCTGCTCGTGGACACCGCCACCCGGCGTGACCTGGAGGACCCGGCCACCGTGCGTTCGGTCGCCGAGGCGGTCGGATCGCAGGGCACGCTGGAGTTGCTGCACGCGCTGACCGAGGCGGACGCCCTGGCCACCGGGCCGGCCGCCTGGTCGTCCTGGCGGGGCTCGCTCGTCGCCGACCTGGTCAAGAGGGTGGCCGCCGTGCTCGCCGGGGACGACCTCGACGAGCCGGAGGCCGCCGCGCCCACTGCCGAGCAGGAGCGGCTCGCCATCGAGGCGGTGGCGACCGGCAGCCCGGTGCTGTCCCTGCGCGCGCAGACCGAGCCGCCGGCGCTCACGGAAGGCCAGCCCGCCGGGGACCCCGAGCCGCTCGGCGTGGAGCTCCTCATCGCCGTACCGGACCAGCCGCGTGTACTGCCCGCCGTTGCCGGAGTGCTGGCCGTGCACCGGCTGACCGTCCGCACGGCGGAGCTGCGGGCCCTGGACCTGCCCGACGGCGTGGAGGGCTCCGTGCTCCTGCTGAACTGGCGGGTCGCCGCCCAGTACGGCTCGCTGCCCCAGGCCGCCCGGCTGCGCGCCGATCTCGTACGGGCCCTGGACGGCTCGCTGGACGTCGCCGGGCGCCTGGCCGAGCGCGACGCCGCGTATCCGAGGCGCCGGGGCGTCGTCGCGCCCGCCGCGCGCGTGACGGTCGCTTCGGCGGCCTCCCGGCATGCCACGGTGATCGAGGTGCGTGCCCAGGACGCTCCGGGGCTGCTGTTCCGCATCGGGCGCGCGCTGGAGGACGCCGGGGTGCGGATGCGCAGCGCGCACGTGTCGACGCTGGGCGCCAACGCGGTGGACGCCTTCTACGTCACCGACGGCAAGGGCGCCCCGCTCGGAGCCGGCGAAGCCGCGTCCGTGGCCCGGAAGCTGGAGGAGACCTTGCGGGGCTGACCGGGGGATCCCGGCAACGTGTGTCGCCGGGATACCCTGGAGGGCGATTCCCAGCTGCCACCGACCCCGAGGACCGCGAGCGCCGTGTTCGATACTCTTTCCGATCGCCTCTCAGCGACTTTCAAGAACCTGCGCGGCAAGGGACGGCTCTCCGAGGCGGACATCGACGCCACCGCGCGCGAGATCCGGATCGCCCTCCTGGAAGCGGACGTGGCCCTCCCCGTCGTCCGGACGTTCATCAAGAACGTCAAGGAGCGCGCGCTCGGTGCCGATGTCTCGCGGGCGCTGAACCCCGCGCAGCAGGTCCTGAAGATCGTGAACGAGGAGCTCGTCACGATCCTCGGCGGCGAGACCCGGCGGCTGCGGTTCGCCAAGAACCCGCCCACCGTGATCATGCTGGCGGGTCTCCAGGGTGCCGGTAAGACCACCCTCGCGGGCAAGCTCGGCCACTGGCTGAAGGAGCAGGGCCACTCGCCGCTGCTCGTCGCCGCCGACCTCCAGCGTCCCAACGCCGTCAACCAGCTCAGCGTCGTCGCCGAGCGCGCCGGTGTCGCGGTCTACGCGCCCGAGCCGGGCAACGGCGTCGGTGACCCGGTCAAGGTCGCCAAGGACTCCATCGAGTTCGCGAAGTCCAAGGTCCACGACATCGTGATCGTGGACACCGCCGGCCGCCTGGGTATCGACCAGGAACTGATGCAGCAGGCCGCGGACATCCGTGACGCCGTCTCGCCCGACGAGATCCTCTTCGTCGTCGACGCGATGATCGGTCAGGACGCGGTCAACACCGCCGAGTCCTTCCGCGACGGCGTCGGTTTCGACGGCGTGGTGCTCTCCAAGCTCGACGGTGACGCCCGCGGTGGTGCGGCCCTGTCGATCCGCCAGATCACCGGCAAGCCGATCATGTTCGCGTCGAACGGCGAGAAGCTCGAGGACTTCGACGCCTTCCACCCTGACCGGATGGCCTCCCGCATCCTCGACATGGGTGACCTGCTCACCCTGATCGAGCAGGCGGAGAAGACGTTCAGTCAGGAAGAGGCCGAGAAAATGGCCTCCAAGCTGGCGTCCAAGAAGGGCCAGGACTTCACCCTGGACGACTTCCTGGCCCAGATGGAGCAGGTCCGGAAGATGGGCAGCATCTCCAAGCTGCTCGGCATGCTCCCGGGCATGGGCCAGATCAAGGACCAGATCAACAACCTCGACGAGCGGGACGTCGACCGCACGGCCGCCATCATCAAGTCGATGACCCCGGCCGAGCGTGCCGACGCCACGATCATCAACGGCTCGCGCCGCGCCCGTATCGCCAAGGGCTCCGGCGTCGAGGTCAGCGCGGTCAAGAACCTCGTCGAGCGGTTCTTCGAGGCCCGCAAGATGATGTCGCGCATGGCCCAGGGCGGCGGGATGCCGGGCATGCCGGGTGTCCCGGGCATGGGCGGCGGCCCCGGCCGCTCCAAGAAGCAGCCCAAGAAGGCCAAGGGCAAGCAGCGCTCCGGCAACCCGATGAAGCGCAAGCAGCAGGAGCAGGAGGAGGCCGAGCGCAAGGCCGCCCAGGGGGGCAGCGCCTTCGGTGTGCCCGGCCAGCAGGTCCCGCAGGACTTCGAGCTGCCGGACGAGTTCAAGAAGTTCATGGGCTGAGTCCCGTACGACTGTGAGGGCGTCCTCCCTGCCGGAGGGCGCCCTCAGCGCGTGCCGAGGCCCGAGGTCTGCCGTAACGTCCAGATATGAGCAATGCCGCTCCGGCGCGCAAGGCCCCCGACCAGCCCTGGCGCACCGAGGGCACCCCGGACGACGGACCACGGCCCCCCGGCGGGAGGCGGCCGCGGGGCCGCTGGTGGGGACTGGCCGTCACCGCGGTGATCGTCTTCCTGCTGGTGTACGTCGGGCTGAACTACCTCGGTGGGGGCGACGAGCCGACGATCTCCTACACGGAGTTCAGCAGACAGGTCGACGCGGGCAACGTCGACAAGATCTACTCCAAGGGCGACGCGATCCAGGGCCAGCTCAAGCAGTCCCGGGACGATCCCGACGGCGGCGGCGACTACACCAAGTTCAGGACCCAGCGCCCGGCCTTCGCCGACGACGCCCTCTGGCAGAACCTGAGCAGACACGACGTCACGGTCACCGCGCGACCGGTCGTGCAGCAGCGCGGTCTGCTGCCCAACCTGCTGCTCTCGCTGGTGCCGATCGTGCTGCTGGTCGCCGTGTGGATCTTCTTCGCCCGGCGGGTCGGCGGCGGGCTGGGTGGTGCGGGCGGCATGCTCGGGCGCAAGGCGCCGCCCAAGCCGGTGGGCCTTCGGCCCGGCACCCAGCGCACCACCTTCGCCGATGTGGCCGGCATCGACGAGGTCAAGGGCGAGCTGGACGACGTCGTCGACTTCCTGGAGCACCCCGACGTCTACCGCAGGATGGGCGCGAAGATGCCCCGCGGTGTGCTGCTCGCCGGTTCGCCCGGCACCGGCAAGACCCTGCTGGCGCGCGCCGTGGCGGGCGAGGCGGGCGTGCCGTTCTTCTCCGCCTCGGCCTCCGAGTTCATCGAGATGATCGTCGGTGTCGGCGCGTCCCGGGTCCGTGAGCTGTTCGCCGAGGCCCGCAAGGTGGCGCCGTCGATCATCTTCATCGACGAGATCGACACCATCGGGCGGGTCCGCAGCGGCGGCGCCTCGGTGGGCGGTCACGACGAGCGCGAACAGACGCTGAACCAGATCCTCACCGAGATGGACGGCTTCTCGGGGTCCGAGGGCGTCGTCGTCATCGCGGCGACCAACCGCGCCGACATCCTGGACCCGGCGCTGACCAGGCCCGGCCGCTTCGACCGGGTCGTCAACGTCTCCCCGCCGGACCGCGCCGGACGCGAGGCGATCCTCGCCATCCACACCCGCGAGATCCCGCTCGCGCCCGAGGTGGACCTGGCCCGGGTGGCCCGCACGACCCCGGGCATGACAGGAGCGGATCTGGCCAATCTCGCCAACGAGGCCGCGCTGCTCGCCGTGAAGCGCAAGCAGGAGCGGGTGACGCAGTACGACCTGTCGGAGGCCCTGGAGAAGGTGCAGCTCGGGGCCGAGCGCACGCTGGTGATGCCGGAGGAGGACCGGCGCCGTACCGCGTACCACGAGAGCGGGCACGCCCTCCTCGGCATGCTGCAGCCCGGCGCCGACCCGGTCCGCAAGGTGACCATCGTGCCGCGCGGCCGGGCGCTCGGGGTGACCATGTCGACGCCCGAGGTGGAGCGGTACGCGCTCTCCGAGGGGTACCTGCGCGGACGGATCATCGGCGCGCTCGGCGGCATGGCCGCGGAACAGGTCGTGTACGGCGTCATCACGACCGGTGCCGAGAACGACCTCGAACAGGTCACGAACATCGCGCGCGGGATGGTCGCGCGGTGGGGGATGAGCGAGCGGGTGGGACGCCTGTCCGCGCTCCCCAGCGACGCCCAGCAGGCATACGGCCTCGCCGCCGCACCCCAGACCCTCGATGTGATCGACGGCGAGATGCGGCGGATCGTCGACGAGTGCTACGACGAGGCCCTCCGCAAGCTCGCCGAGCACCGGGGGCAACTGGACGCGCTGGCCGAGGCCCTGCTGGCGAGCGAGACGCTGGAGGAGACGGACGCGTACCGGATCGCCGGGATCACGCGGATGAAGAAGGATGCGGAGGTCTAGGGGACCCTCGCGATCAGGTACCGGAAGACGTTCGGCATCCACACCGTGCCGTCCCGGCGCTGATACGGATGCAGGGCTTCCGTCACCTCCTTGTCCACCTGCGCCCGGTCGGTCGCCTCGATGGCCGCGTCGAAGAGCCCGGTCGACAGCAGCCCCTTGAGCGCGCTGTCGAGGTCGGCGTACCCGAAGGGGCAGGCCACCCGCCCCGAGCCGTCAGGCCTCAGGCCCGCCCGCTGGGCGACCTCCTCCAGGTCGTCGCGCAGGGCCGGGCGCCAACTGCCCGTGCTGCGCAGCGGATCCGCCAGCTTGGTGGCCACCCGCAGCACGGACGACGTGGCGCACCGCTCCGGCGGACCCCAGCCGGCGAGCGCCACGGGCGCTCCCCGCTCGGCGAGCGGTGTCGCCGAGGCGAGAAGTTCACCGAGCCCCTCCGAGTCGCCCGCCAGACACCCGATCGGCTCGAAGGCGGTCACGAGGGTGTACGGGGGAGTGCCGGCGTCGGCGGCGTTCCCGGGGGCTCCCTCGACGAGCCGGGTGCCGGCACGCGCGCGTGTGCCCGACGTCTCCGCCAGCAGCCGCTGCCGCGCCAGCGCCAGCCGTTCGGGGCAGGAGGGCTCGACACCGGCGACCGCGGCGCCTCTGGAGGCCGCCATCAGCAGGGCGAGCCCGCTGCCGCAGCCGAGGCCCAACACCCGCGTCGCGGAGCCCACTTCCAGTCGCTCGTAGACGGCCTCGTACAGTGGAACCAGCATCCGCTCCTGGATCTCGGACCAGTCACGCGCGCGTGCACCGGGGTCCGTACGGGATCCCTCTCCCGTATGAGACAGGTGCTGCCGCACGAGCGTAGGTGTCATGGATAAGCGCCCCAATCCGCCGAGAGTTGCCTCTGTGCCCGATTCCGTAGCCCCCGTGACGTGCGCTCGCACTCCCCCCGTATGCCAGGTAACTCCGCACTCGACCGCTCGTCCAGAGGCAGAAGGGCCCTGTTGCGGGTTGGCATGTGCCGGGGAAAAGAATTCACATCCCGGCAATGTGCGCCCGTAACATCGCGCCATGGCAAAGGCACCTGTTCTCACACCCCGGGCGGACGACTTCCCGCGCTGGTACCAGGATCTGATCACCAAGGCCGAACTGGCCGACAACGGTCCGGTGCGCGGCACCATGGTCATCCGACCGTACGGGTACGGACTGTGGGAGCGGATGCAGGCCGAGATGGACGCCCGCATCAAGGAGACGGGCACCCAGAACGCGTACTTCCCGCTGTTGATCCCGCAGTCGTACCTCACCCGCGAGGCCGACCATGTCGAGGGGTTCGCGCCCGAACTCGCGGTGGTCACCCACGGCGGCGGCAAGGAACTCGAGGAACCCGCGGTCGTCCGCCCCACCTCCGAAATGATCATCAACGACTACTTCTCGAAGTGGGTGCAGAGCTACCGCGACCTGCCGCTGCTGATCAACCAGTGGGCGAACGTGGTGCGTTGGGAACTCAGGCCCCGGCTCTTCCTGCGGACGACGGAGTTCCTGTGGCAGGAGGGCCACACCGCGCACGCGACCGAGGAGGACGCGCGTGCGTTCGCCTCGCACATCCACCGGCAGGTCTACGAGGACTTCATGACCGACGTCCTCGCCATGGACGTCGTCCCCGGCCGCAAGACCGTCAAGGAGCGCTTCGCCGGCGCCATCAACACCCTCACGCTCGAAGGCATGATGGGCGACGGCAAGGCCCTCCAGATGGCCACCAGCCACGAGTTGGGCCAGAACTTCGCCAAGGCCTTCAACACCTCGTACCTGTCCAAGGACGGCACCCAGGAACTCGTCTGGCAGACCTCCTGGGGCTCGACCACCCGCATGATCGGCGCCCTGGTGATGATGCACGGTGACGACAACGGCCTCCGCGTGCCGCCGCGGCTCGCGCAGATCCAGGTCGTCGTCCTCGCGATCAAGGGCGACGAGCCGGTTCTGGCCAAGGTCCGCGAGATCGGCGACCGGTTGAAGACGGCGGGCATCCGCGTCCACGTCGACGACCGCA
This portion of the Streptomyces canus genome encodes:
- the proS gene encoding proline--tRNA ligase yields the protein MAKAPVLTPRADDFPRWYQDLITKAELADNGPVRGTMVIRPYGYGLWERMQAEMDARIKETGTQNAYFPLLIPQSYLTREADHVEGFAPELAVVTHGGGKELEEPAVVRPTSEMIINDYFSKWVQSYRDLPLLINQWANVVRWELRPRLFLRTTEFLWQEGHTAHATEEDARAFASHIHRQVYEDFMTDVLAMDVVPGRKTVKERFAGAINTLTLEGMMGDGKALQMATSHELGQNFAKAFNTSYLSKDGTQELVWQTSWGSTTRMIGALVMMHGDDNGLRVPPRLAQIQVVVLAIKGDEPVLAKVREIGDRLKTAGIRVHVDDRTDTPFGRRAVDWELKGVPVRVEIGPRDLANGTAMVARRIPGGKEAIAVEDLVRLLPAVLEEDQALLLAQSRERRASRTTEVSTFDEAVEAAVAGGWARIPWATLGEEGEARLAEHAVTVRCLVAEDGSVPSADDAPGNVAVVARAY
- the ftsH gene encoding ATP-dependent zinc metalloprotease FtsH; translation: MSNAAPARKAPDQPWRTEGTPDDGPRPPGGRRPRGRWWGLAVTAVIVFLLVYVGLNYLGGGDEPTISYTEFSRQVDAGNVDKIYSKGDAIQGQLKQSRDDPDGGGDYTKFRTQRPAFADDALWQNLSRHDVTVTARPVVQQRGLLPNLLLSLVPIVLLVAVWIFFARRVGGGLGGAGGMLGRKAPPKPVGLRPGTQRTTFADVAGIDEVKGELDDVVDFLEHPDVYRRMGAKMPRGVLLAGSPGTGKTLLARAVAGEAGVPFFSASASEFIEMIVGVGASRVRELFAEARKVAPSIIFIDEIDTIGRVRSGGASVGGHDEREQTLNQILTEMDGFSGSEGVVVIAATNRADILDPALTRPGRFDRVVNVSPPDRAGREAILAIHTREIPLAPEVDLARVARTTPGMTGADLANLANEAALLAVKRKQERVTQYDLSEALEKVQLGAERTLVMPEEDRRRTAYHESGHALLGMLQPGADPVRKVTIVPRGRALGVTMSTPEVERYALSEGYLRGRIIGALGGMAAEQVVYGVITTGAENDLEQVTNIARGMVARWGMSERVGRLSALPSDAQQAYGLAAAPQTLDVIDGEMRRIVDECYDEALRKLAEHRGQLDALAEALLASETLEETDAYRIAGITRMKKDAEV
- the ffh gene encoding signal recognition particle protein — encoded protein: MFDTLSDRLSATFKNLRGKGRLSEADIDATAREIRIALLEADVALPVVRTFIKNVKERALGADVSRALNPAQQVLKIVNEELVTILGGETRRLRFAKNPPTVIMLAGLQGAGKTTLAGKLGHWLKEQGHSPLLVAADLQRPNAVNQLSVVAERAGVAVYAPEPGNGVGDPVKVAKDSIEFAKSKVHDIVIVDTAGRLGIDQELMQQAADIRDAVSPDEILFVVDAMIGQDAVNTAESFRDGVGFDGVVLSKLDGDARGGAALSIRQITGKPIMFASNGEKLEDFDAFHPDRMASRILDMGDLLTLIEQAEKTFSQEEAEKMASKLASKKGQDFTLDDFLAQMEQVRKMGSISKLLGMLPGMGQIKDQINNLDERDVDRTAAIIKSMTPAERADATIINGSRRARIAKGSGVEVSAVKNLVERFFEARKMMSRMAQGGGMPGMPGVPGMGGGPGRSKKQPKKAKGKQRSGNPMKRKQQEQEEAERKAAQGGSAFGVPGQQVPQDFELPDEFKKFMG
- a CDS encoding [protein-PII] uridylyltransferase → MTSTGVHKDVEDSGPSGYAAARLRLLQEEARSGPPRRSALADLTDDWLSGLFTAGAEALRGVSLIAVGGYGRGELSPRSDLDLVLLHDGSDSGAVAALADRIWYPVWDLGLALDHSVRTPAEARKTAAEDLKVQLGLLDARHIAGDLGLTAGLRTAVLADWRNQAPKRLPELQELCAERAERQGELQYLLEPDLKEARGGLRDATALRAVAASWLADAPREGLDDARRRLLDVRDALHLTTGRATDRLALQEQDQVAAELGLLDADTLLRQVYEAARVISYASDVTWREVGRVLRSRAVRPRLRAMLGGGKPVAERSPLAEGVVEQDGEVVLARAARPDRDPVLPLRAAAAAAQAGLPLSLHAVRRMAAGVRPLPTPWPAEAREQLVTLLGSGQPTIDVWEALEAEGLITRMLPDWERVRCRPQRNAVHIWTVDRHLIETAVRASEFTRRVHRPDLLLVAALLHDIGKGWPGDHSVAGEIIAKDVAARIGFDREDVAVLATLVRHHLLLVDTATRRDLEDPATVRSVAEAVGSQGTLELLHALTEADALATGPAAWSSWRGSLVADLVKRVAAVLAGDDLDEPEAAAPTAEQERLAIEAVATGSPVLSLRAQTEPPALTEGQPAGDPEPLGVELLIAVPDQPRVLPAVAGVLAVHRLTVRTAELRALDLPDGVEGSVLLLNWRVAAQYGSLPQAARLRADLVRALDGSLDVAGRLAERDAAYPRRRGVVAPAARVTVASAASRHATVIEVRAQDAPGLLFRIGRALEDAGVRMRSAHVSTLGANAVDAFYVTDGKGAPLGAGEAASVARKLEETLRG
- a CDS encoding class I SAM-dependent methyltransferase, yielding MTPTLVRQHLSHTGEGSRTDPGARARDWSEIQERMLVPLYEAVYERLEVGSATRVLGLGCGSGLALLMAASRGAAVAGVEPSCPERLALARQRLLAETSGTRARAGTRLVEGAPGNAADAGTPPYTLVTAFEPIGCLAGDSEGLGELLASATPLAERGAPVALAGWGPPERCATSSVLRVATKLADPLRSTGSWRPALRDDLEEVAQRAGLRPDGSGRVACPFGYADLDSALKGLLSTGLFDAAIEATDRAQVDKEVTEALHPYQRRDGTVWMPNVFRYLIARVP